In Candidatus Hydrogenedentota bacterium, a genomic segment contains:
- a CDS encoding TIR domain-containing protein, with translation MPIRRPKVFISYSWTTETHEEWVLQLAIALEENGINAILDKWDLKEGQDTFAFMERMVSDPDVQKVLLICDKGYAEKADRRSGGVGAEAQIITPELYGKTEQGKFVAVLAERDEEGNPYLPSYYKSRLYIDLSDEHYAGGFERLLRWAFDKPLHVRPDPGRAPAYITDDSPISLGTSSKLRAAMEAIRSEKALWRVITEDYLETLVKNLEILRIEGNPEPIDEAVINALEQFLPFRNEAIELFQTLARYTQDGNSSDLLHRFFESLVPYLQPPINCQQWNDGHLDVYRFIIQELFLYAVACLLKNEKFETTAHLLNTLYYVERPRNLGDENMLSFDIFWQEMRTLDHRKSRLQLNNRLSIRSDLLQQRSSGCGVSFQSLMQADFVLFMHRSVKAMDNADQHSCNMWYPD, from the coding sequence ATGCCGATCAGAAGGCCGAAGGTATTCATTTCCTACAGTTGGACCACAGAAACTCATGAAGAATGGGTACTTCAGTTAGCCATTGCACTTGAAGAAAACGGCATAAACGCCATCTTGGACAAGTGGGACCTCAAAGAAGGGCAAGACACCTTCGCATTCATGGAAAGAATGGTTTCCGACCCAGATGTCCAGAAAGTCCTTCTGATCTGCGACAAAGGCTACGCGGAAAAGGCTGACAGACGAAGCGGAGGTGTCGGAGCCGAGGCGCAGATAATTACACCGGAACTATACGGAAAGACGGAACAAGGAAAATTCGTCGCAGTGCTTGCAGAACGCGACGAAGAAGGCAACCCTTACTTACCGTCCTACTACAAGTCTCGGCTCTATATAGACCTCAGCGACGAGCATTACGCTGGCGGTTTTGAGCGACTCCTGCGATGGGCGTTTGACAAACCATTGCACGTAAGACCAGACCCTGGTCGCGCACCGGCCTACATCACCGACGACTCACCAATTTCGCTCGGAACATCCTCCAAACTTAGAGCTGCCATGGAAGCCATACGTTCTGAGAAGGCGTTGTGGCGAGTAATCACCGAGGACTATCTCGAGACCCTTGTGAAGAATCTCGAAATTCTACGTATCGAAGGGAACCCAGAACCTATTGATGAAGCTGTGATCAATGCCCTTGAGCAGTTTCTTCCATTCAGAAACGAAGCTATCGAGCTGTTTCAGACTCTTGCAAGATACACGCAAGACGGGAACTCATCGGACCTCCTTCATAGGTTTTTCGAGTCCTTGGTGCCTTATTTGCAGCCGCCGATCAATTGCCAACAGTGGAATGATGGGCACTTGGATGTCTATCGCTTTATCATCCAAGAACTCTTTCTATATGCAGTCGCCTGCCTTCTCAAGAATGAGAAATTTGAGACAACTGCGCACCTACTGAACACACTTTACTACGTAGAAAGGCCTCGTAATCTCGGAGACGAGAACATGCTCTCCTTCGACATTTTTTGGCAGGAAATGAGAACGCTCGATCATCGAAAGAGTCGACTGCAATTGAATAATCGCCTGTCTATTAGATCCGATTTGCTCCAGCAACGATCCAGTGGCTGCGGCGTTAGCTTTCAGAGCCTAATGCAAGCCGACTTCGTATTGTTCATGCATCGATCCGTGAAGGCCATGGACAATGCGGATCAACATAGTTGTAATATGTGGTATCCGGACA
- a CDS encoding SUMF1/EgtB/PvdO family nonheme iron enzyme encodes MKSSHPARSLTALLALLLLAAAPALAEDTPKPPAGMVHVPAGEFIMGSEVGDADESPRHIATTGEFFIDEYEVSNADFKQFDPEHSFREGRENFPAIVTWEQADAYAKSLGKRLPTEQEWEKTARGIDGRMFPWGDSYDPTFIQYDRNKGIGETIAKPKSPYGCYDMAGGAMEWTSSWYKPYPGNPIPSDKYGEQYKVLKGGTTFNDPAHMRCAHRFYLPVDDSSNYLTGFRCVKDVE; translated from the coding sequence ATGAAAAGCTCACACCCAGCCCGATCACTCACCGCGTTACTCGCCCTACTCCTCCTCGCCGCCGCTCCCGCCCTCGCCGAAGACACCCCCAAGCCCCCCGCCGGCATGGTCCACGTGCCCGCGGGCGAGTTCATCATGGGCAGCGAGGTGGGCGACGCCGACGAATCCCCCCGGCACATCGCCACCACGGGCGAATTCTTCATCGACGAATACGAAGTGAGCAACGCGGACTTCAAGCAATTTGACCCGGAGCACAGCTTCCGCGAAGGCCGCGAGAACTTCCCCGCGATCGTCACCTGGGAACAGGCGGACGCCTATGCGAAGTCCCTCGGCAAGCGCCTGCCCACGGAGCAGGAATGGGAAAAGACCGCGCGCGGCATCGACGGGCGCATGTTCCCCTGGGGCGACAGCTACGACCCAACCTTCATCCAGTACGATCGAAACAAGGGCATCGGCGAGACCATCGCCAAACCGAAGAGCCCCTACGGCTGCTACGACATGGCCGGCGGCGCCATGGAATGGACCAGCAGCTGGTATAAGCCCTACCCCGGCAACCCCATCCCCTCCGACAAATACGGCGAGCAATACAAAGTGCTCAAGGGCGGCACGACCTTCAACGACCCCGCCCACATGCGCTGCGCCCACCGCTTCTACCTGCCCGTGGACGACAGCAGCAACTACCTGACGGGCTTCCGGTGCGTGAAGGATGTCGAGTAG
- a CDS encoding sigma-70 family RNA polymerase sigma factor: protein MNVNDAELFDRWRQRRDADAFAEIVSRHADMVYGACLRVLGNASDAEDAAQECFVALMGCRPTVRGSLAPWLHTVARRRALDLLRSEGRRRRREVICVETSAADAEDARCDTADLLAWIDEAIDELPESLRTPVVERFLAGRTHREIAVEAGVSEATVRHRIGKGVEQIRKALSRRGASMCTAALIGILGTELSGAAPLALRVTLGKMAIATPGTANAVAWAGAGGLLIVKKTVAAAGIAAFLAIAALTALVGIKAPESPENRTETVGGGSVTGEPTPTELAPNAGAWLSNLVPADAGDEAAADAAEQERLERLLFPQLDDSPWTIEGRVTDARAMPVPEALVSAFPVGRSPLETTHTRADNQGYYKVGLHRDGLYRVSAHKGLMSPERRDEVRAGSTGVDFVLQEIGAVAGRVVDADTRRPVTNFRIGHLGFHARDPAEWLKFRSFHDDNGEFRLERVEAGEATIFARAEGYVPARAHVDDVPPGGTRRDVVIALEPGHALEGIVRDPDGARVDGAEVVADDGDYPIPGQNGPKAWTDSEGQFQFADLSDKSYTFYARHDRYASGIATANPAESDFVEIVLADGASVEGVVSLGGIPESDASISVAEESGLHHAARSDAEGYYRVHGLTPGTVRVQGGIGPVQNPTRRSRSVEIEVRAGEVAVADLDFPPATASLEGNIYGVDMEPAQASITVVVDTGDAQEQFHAPRQQGHYIFEKLPAGPATVLARWVMDHTLAKRDWIELEAGKENVHDVYLDTGYAVTCDVRGVNPEIEKVWLFAIPRDNYPVAAESGEPANAALARAAASHTIVGPGESVNLGGLAPGTYVIVACGQWLDVEGGPDKEPPVVQQEITLDGQTSQPTVSLVLEGG from the coding sequence GTGAACGTGAACGATGCCGAGCTATTTGACCGCTGGCGGCAACGCCGCGACGCGGATGCATTCGCGGAGATCGTGTCCCGCCACGCGGACATGGTTTATGGGGCGTGCCTCCGCGTGTTGGGCAATGCCTCCGACGCGGAAGACGCGGCGCAGGAGTGCTTTGTAGCCCTCATGGGCTGCCGCCCGACGGTGCGCGGATCCCTCGCGCCGTGGCTGCACACCGTGGCGCGGCGGCGCGCGTTGGACCTGCTGAGGAGCGAGGGGCGTCGCCGCCGGCGCGAAGTGATATGCGTGGAGACGAGCGCGGCGGACGCGGAGGACGCGAGGTGCGACACGGCGGATCTACTTGCCTGGATCGACGAGGCCATCGATGAACTGCCCGAGTCACTTCGCACGCCGGTCGTGGAGCGCTTTCTGGCGGGGCGCACGCACCGGGAAATCGCCGTGGAGGCCGGGGTGTCCGAGGCCACCGTACGGCACCGTATTGGCAAGGGCGTCGAGCAGATTCGAAAGGCGCTCTCGCGGCGCGGGGCGAGCATGTGTACGGCGGCGTTAATTGGAATCCTGGGGACAGAATTGTCCGGGGCGGCCCCACTGGCATTGCGGGTTACGTTGGGAAAAATGGCAATTGCAACCCCGGGGACCGCAAATGCCGTCGCCTGGGCCGGCGCAGGAGGTTTGTTGATCGTGAAAAAGACCGTTGCCGCGGCGGGTATCGCTGCGTTCCTGGCCATCGCCGCTCTAACGGCGCTCGTCGGAATAAAGGCGCCGGAATCCCCTGAAAACAGGACGGAGACCGTCGGTGGAGGAAGTGTAACCGGCGAACCGACACCAACTGAATTGGCGCCGAATGCGGGGGCGTGGCTTTCAAACTTAGTTCCGGCGGATGCCGGCGATGAAGCCGCTGCCGATGCCGCGGAGCAAGAACGGTTGGAGCGCCTTCTCTTTCCGCAACTGGACGACAGCCCCTGGACCATCGAAGGTCGCGTGACGGATGCCCGGGCCATGCCCGTGCCGGAAGCTCTTGTCAGTGCCTTTCCGGTAGGCCGTTCCCCGCTGGAGACCACGCATACAAGGGCCGACAACCAGGGATACTACAAGGTGGGCCTGCACCGGGATGGGCTGTACCGCGTGTCGGCCCACAAGGGATTGATGAGCCCGGAGCGCCGCGACGAGGTGCGTGCGGGCAGCACCGGCGTGGATTTTGTCTTGCAGGAGATTGGCGCCGTCGCGGGCCGGGTCGTGGATGCGGATACCCGGAGACCCGTGACAAACTTTCGCATCGGGCACCTCGGGTTTCACGCCCGGGACCCGGCCGAGTGGCTGAAATTCCGGTCCTTCCATGATGACAACGGCGAATTCCGCCTGGAGCGCGTGGAAGCGGGCGAGGCGACGATTTTCGCGCGCGCGGAAGGCTACGTGCCCGCGCGCGCCCACGTTGACGATGTGCCCCCCGGCGGAACCCGGCGTGACGTGGTCATCGCACTGGAGCCGGGCCACGCCCTGGAGGGTATCGTGCGGGACCCCGATGGCGCGCGGGTGGACGGAGCGGAAGTCGTCGCCGACGACGGGGACTATCCGATACCGGGCCAGAATGGCCCAAAGGCGTGGACGGACAGCGAGGGCCAATTTCAATTCGCGGATCTGTCCGACAAGTCCTATACGTTCTACGCGCGCCACGACCGGTACGCCAGCGGCATTGCCACCGCGAACCCGGCGGAGAGTGACTTCGTGGAAATCGTGCTGGCCGATGGCGCGTCGGTGGAGGGCGTAGTGTCGCTCGGCGGCATTCCCGAAAGCGACGCTTCCATATCGGTGGCGGAAGAATCCGGCTTGCACCACGCGGCGCGATCCGACGCGGAAGGGTACTACCGGGTCCACGGCCTCACCCCCGGGACAGTCCGCGTTCAGGGCGGCATCGGCCCCGTCCAGAACCCGACCCGCCGCAGCCGTTCGGTCGAAATTGAGGTCCGCGCGGGCGAAGTCGCCGTGGCGGATCTGGACTTCCCGCCCGCCACGGCCTCGCTGGAAGGCAACATTTACGGCGTGGACATGGAACCCGCACAGGCCTCGATAACCGTGGTGGTCGATACAGGCGATGCACAAGAGCAATTTCACGCACCCCGCCAACAGGGCCATTACATCTTCGAGAAGCTCCCCGCCGGACCGGCGACCGTGCTCGCCCGCTGGGTCATGGACCACACCCTGGCCAAACGCGATTGGATTGAATTGGAGGCGGGGAAAGAAAACGTGCACGACGTCTATCTCGACACGGGTTACGCCGTAACGTGCGATGTGCGGGGCGTGAACCCGGAGATTGAGAAGGTGTGGCTTTTCGCCATCCCACGGGACAATTATCCGGTTGCAGCGGAGTCCGGCGAACCCGCAAACGCCGCCCTGGCGCGTGCCGCCGCGTCCCACACCATCGTGGGACCCGGGGAGTCCGTGAATCTCGGGGGCTTGGCGCCGGGAACGTATGTGATTGTGGCCTGTGGTCAGTGGTTGGATGTCGAAGGCGGCCCTGATAAGGAACCACCGGTTGTACAGCAGGAAATCACGCTTGATGGACAAACCAGTCAACCAACGGTTTCCCTGGTGTTGGAAGGAGGATGA
- a CDS encoding metal-dependent transcriptional regulator, whose translation MLSEAVEDYLKAIYTIADGETPVSTSAIAARLGVAPASVTQMLKKLAEMKPRLVIYKRHHGVQLTPQGEKVALEVIRHHRLVELFLQEALGMSWDEVDREAERLEHVVSEALADRMAEKLGHPEFDPHGDPIPTKGGTMPAGEALMNLIQIPVGQACIVRRVCDDDSEVLRYVASLGIVPKARIVLTEKAPFDGPIYVQVDFNGAAQVHALGQRVASQVFVAPVAEGSG comes from the coding sequence ATGCTTTCTGAGGCCGTCGAGGATTACCTCAAAGCCATTTACACCATTGCGGATGGTGAGACTCCGGTCAGTACGTCGGCGATTGCGGCGCGCCTGGGGGTTGCGCCGGCATCGGTGACGCAGATGCTGAAGAAGCTGGCGGAGATGAAGCCGCGGCTGGTGATCTACAAGCGCCACCACGGAGTCCAGCTGACGCCGCAGGGGGAGAAGGTGGCGCTGGAGGTGATCCGGCACCACCGGCTGGTGGAGCTTTTCCTGCAGGAGGCGCTGGGGATGAGTTGGGACGAGGTGGACCGGGAGGCGGAGCGCCTGGAGCATGTGGTGTCGGAGGCGCTGGCGGACCGGATGGCGGAGAAGCTGGGGCACCCGGAGTTCGACCCGCACGGGGATCCCATCCCGACGAAAGGCGGGACCATGCCGGCGGGGGAGGCGTTGATGAATCTGATCCAGATCCCGGTGGGGCAGGCGTGCATCGTCCGCCGCGTGTGCGACGACGACTCGGAGGTCCTCCGGTATGTGGCGAGCCTGGGGATCGTGCCGAAGGCGCGGATTGTCCTGACGGAGAAGGCGCCATTTGATGGGCCGATTTATGTCCAGGTGGATTTCAATGGCGCGGCGCAGGTGCATGCGCTGGGCCAGCGGGTTGCGAGCCAGGTGTTCGTTGCGCCGGTGGCGGAGGGGAGCGGGTAG